One segment of Paenibacillus sp. FSL R7-0337 DNA contains the following:
- a CDS encoding potassium/proton antiporter encodes MTHLADQIILLLAALLLIAVLSTKFSTRFGMPALVLFIAAGMVLSHFIYFNNASLTQIAGIFALVVILFEGGMQTSMKDIRPILKPALSLATLGVLLTTVIVGIFAKFVLGVPWAESFLFGAIVGSTDAAAVFSVLGGKNIDKRLTSTLEAESGSNDPMAVFLTVSLIEWVQHPDTAVWSLVLSFFWEMGVGLLIGIIIGKLAVYLINRINLDSTGLYPVMAVGFAVLTYGVSAMVHSSGLLAVYVMGLVLGNSELMYHRTIMNFNHGFAWMMQIAMFILLGMLVFPQELAAVAWQGLLLSVILMALARPLGVFLSLLVSRFSFREKLLISWAGLRGAVPIVLATYPLLAGLPHGRLFFNVVFFVVLTSAVIQGTTISPLASRLRLVGREPASQPSLMELVALGKTDSEFNHIGIERQMPIAGMQIAEIGLPDDILFTAIIRNKTIVTPHGSTVIEPGDTVYVLSPKSKREEMRAIFRSGLGRAAEKDIPTV; translated from the coding sequence ATGACTCATCTTGCAGATCAAATCATCCTGCTGCTGGCGGCTTTGCTGCTGATCGCCGTGCTCTCCACCAAATTCTCCACCCGTTTTGGTATGCCTGCTCTGGTCCTGTTTATTGCAGCCGGCATGGTGCTCAGCCATTTTATTTATTTCAACAATGCTTCACTCACGCAGATTGCCGGCATTTTTGCCCTGGTGGTGATTCTGTTTGAGGGCGGCATGCAGACGAGCATGAAGGATATTCGCCCGATTTTGAAGCCGGCATTGTCGCTGGCTACACTCGGAGTATTGCTGACTACGGTGATCGTTGGTATTTTTGCCAAATTCGTACTCGGTGTACCCTGGGCGGAGAGCTTCCTGTTCGGGGCCATTGTCGGCTCCACAGATGCAGCGGCGGTATTCTCCGTGCTGGGCGGCAAAAATATCGACAAACGGCTAACCTCGACGCTTGAAGCCGAATCCGGCAGTAATGATCCGATGGCTGTATTCCTTACCGTGTCGCTGATTGAATGGGTGCAGCACCCGGATACTGCAGTCTGGAGCCTGGTGCTGTCGTTCTTCTGGGAGATGGGGGTAGGGCTGCTGATCGGGATCATCATTGGCAAGCTGGCAGTGTATCTGATTAACCGGATTAATCTGGATTCCACCGGGCTGTATCCGGTCATGGCGGTCGGCTTCGCAGTTCTGACTTACGGGGTCTCGGCCATGGTACACAGCAGCGGGCTGCTTGCCGTCTATGTTATGGGCCTGGTGCTGGGGAATTCCGAGCTGATGTACCACCGCACCATTATGAACTTCAATCATGGCTTCGCCTGGATGATGCAGATTGCCATGTTCATTCTGCTCGGGATGCTGGTCTTCCCGCAGGAGCTGGCGGCTGTGGCCTGGCAAGGGCTGCTGCTGTCTGTCATCCTGATGGCCCTAGCAAGACCGCTTGGCGTATTCCTCAGCCTGCTTGTGTCGCGGTTCTCTTTCCGTGAAAAGCTACTGATCTCCTGGGCCGGGCTCCGGGGAGCCGTCCCGATTGTCCTGGCGACCTACCCGCTGCTCGCGGGGCTGCCGCATGGCAGGCTATTCTTCAATGTCGTATTCTTCGTGGTCCTGACCTCGGCAGTGATTCAGGGAACCACCATTTCGCCTCTGGCCTCGCGGCTGAGGCTGGTGGGCCGGGAGCCTGCGTCCCAGCCCTCCTTGATGGAGCTGGTCGCGCTCGGGAAGACCGATTCCGAATTCAATCATATCGGAATTGAGCGGCAGATGCCGATTGCGGGCATGCAGATTGCAGAGATCGGCCTGCCGGACGATATTCTGTTCACGGCCATTATACGGAACAAGACCATTGTGACGCCGCATGGCAGCACGGTTATTGAACCTGGAGATACGGTATATGTGCTTAGTCCCAAAAGCAAGCGGGAGGAGATGCGCGCCATCTTCCGCAGCGGCTTGGGACGGGCGGCAGAGAAGGATATCCCTACGGTATAA
- a CDS encoding Dps family protein: protein MSTQVNSHTALHAVLNRQTANWTLLGVKLHHYHWYVSGTQFFTLHEKFEELYNEAAGYVDELAERLLAIGGRPASTMAEYLKLSSLKEAAGGESAKEMVAQLVQDFAAVAEELKQGITSAEEVSDQPTADLLIGIRTSVEKTAWMLNAYLEI, encoded by the coding sequence ATGAGTACACAAGTTAATAGCCACACTGCACTGCATGCTGTCCTGAACCGTCAGACCGCGAACTGGACGTTGCTGGGAGTGAAGCTGCATCACTACCACTGGTATGTCAGCGGAACTCAATTCTTCACGCTGCATGAGAAATTCGAAGAGCTCTACAACGAAGCTGCGGGTTATGTGGATGAGCTGGCTGAACGGCTGCTCGCCATCGGCGGACGCCCTGCTTCCACCATGGCAGAGTACCTGAAGCTCTCCAGCCTGAAGGAAGCCGCGGGCGGTGAGAGCGCGAAGGAAATGGTGGCACAGCTGGTTCAAGACTTCGCTGCCGTAGCTGAAGAGCTGAAGCAGGGCATTACTAGCGCAGAGGAGGTCAGCGACCAGCCTACCGCCGATCTGCTGATCGGAATCCGGACAAGTGTAGAGAAGACAGCCTGGATGCTGAACGCTTACCTGGAAATATAA
- a CDS encoding AIM24 family protein: protein MNIDIQDEGDSGSGQAVAFTIQENEEVHVLHPQQIIAYQGPSAGRADRFMDVKGMYRKRKLIRADLTGPCRFTAALPPGYRVKTIQLDSKSDLLYDFRHLFFYSKGVTMQTRVLSMKNMLITRDIVKVKFSGRGSIGILTEGTVCEAELHPFDPLYVDAGSIIAYPENAKLELTVYGNHLASQHMSYHWKMTGHGPVLFQAGRQSRRFERDNNEDGIIKRFLREALPFGGVFIK from the coding sequence ATGAATATTGACATTCAGGATGAAGGCGACAGCGGCAGCGGACAGGCGGTTGCTTTTACTATTCAGGAGAACGAGGAGGTCCATGTGCTGCACCCGCAGCAGATTATTGCTTACCAGGGCCCTTCGGCAGGACGTGCCGACCGGTTCATGGATGTGAAGGGCATGTACCGCAAGCGCAAGCTGATCCGGGCGGATCTGACCGGCCCTTGCCGGTTCACAGCCGCGCTGCCGCCCGGCTACCGGGTCAAGACCATCCAGCTCGACAGCAAAAGCGATCTGCTCTACGACTTCAGGCATCTCTTCTTCTACAGCAAGGGAGTCACGATGCAGACGAGAGTCCTGAGCATGAAGAATATGCTGATTACCCGTGATATCGTCAAGGTCAAATTCTCCGGCCGCGGCAGCATCGGCATTCTGACAGAGGGCACGGTCTGCGAAGCGGAGCTGCATCCCTTTGATCCGCTGTATGTCGATGCCGGGAGCATTATCGCTTATCCTGAGAACGCCAAGCTGGAGCTGACGGTCTACGGCAACCATCTCGCCAGCCAGCATATGAGCTATCACTGGAAGATGACCGGCCACGGGCCTGTGCTGTTCCAGGCCGGACGCCAGAGCAGACGCTTCGAGCGCGACAATAATGAAGATGGCATAATCAAGCGATTCCTGCGGGAGGCACTGCCCTTCGGCGGTGTATTTATTAAGTAA
- a CDS encoding M50 family metallopeptidase: MNKWLKTLLFLAGSALLTRFIPFSSLFRNLDTMFHEFGHALMTLLLSGNVLRIELYSDHSGVTYSAIAAGGKAILVSLAGYPLASLFALLLFYFYSRDKREWGLVLASMVALIMLVLYVRGGFGMIWLSGFILLNAAMLFLWPKVSKVYYLFLAFLTLEESVMGTLFLVYASVVTPSRAGDAANLSRLTILPAPVWSLLFFLFALLCATWALGLFFRHEKAGRRVRLM; the protein is encoded by the coding sequence ATGAATAAATGGCTCAAAACACTGTTGTTCCTGGCGGGCTCCGCCCTGTTAACCCGGTTTATTCCGTTCTCCTCCTTATTCCGTAATCTGGATACCATGTTCCATGAATTCGGCCACGCGCTGATGACTCTGCTGCTCTCCGGCAATGTGCTGCGCATTGAGCTGTATTCTGATCACAGCGGTGTGACCTATTCGGCGATTGCTGCCGGAGGCAAGGCGATCCTGGTGTCGCTGGCGGGTTATCCTCTGGCTTCACTGTTTGCGTTGCTGCTCTTCTATTTCTATAGTAGAGATAAGCGGGAATGGGGGCTGGTTCTGGCCAGCATGGTTGCGCTAATTATGCTTGTGCTCTATGTGAGGGGTGGCTTCGGGATGATCTGGCTGAGCGGCTTCATTCTGCTGAATGCTGCGATGCTGTTCCTCTGGCCGAAGGTCAGCAAGGTGTACTACCTGTTTCTTGCGTTCCTGACCCTGGAGGAGTCCGTAATGGGGACCTTATTCCTGGTCTATGCTTCCGTTGTGACACCTTCCCGGGCAGGGGATGCAGCAAATCTGTCCAGATTAACCATTTTACCGGCCCCTGTGTGGTCACTCCTGTTCTTCCTCTTCGCATTGCTGTGTGCAACCTGGGCCCTTGGGCTGTTCTTCCGGCATGAGAAGGCGGGCAGACGGGTTAGATTGATGTAA